The sequence AACACAGCACTTTATTGATGGAGATTTGGCAGTTTGTTTAGAGACTAGATAGTTTGTGTCTCTGGAGACTAAAGAAATGTGATGAAGATGCACAGTATCCTACTGTACTTTGCATATGTCATGTGGAACGATTGTGTAACATGCAAATTACAACTCATTTGAATGTATTTTCAGGCCTAAAAGTTTCTATGGAGAGAGAAAAGAAGGCTGCAAATCAAATGAATCTTTCTGATGATACAGAGGAGGGGGGATCTGTTCAACACCAGTCTCCTGAAATCAATGATGGAACACTGACCTTTGACCCCAGGTGACACAACATTAAATCAGTATATTGTTTGTACTGCAGTACAGAGTAGAGACttagtaaatattttttacattgttgtcTTGATATTTGTCATTAGGCAGAAGATATACACAGCAGCATCTTCAGTACACAGCTGTGTTTCTGTCAAGAGTAATTGGTCTATTGAACTACCCCCTGAattaactgatgcaaaaatggcCTCTGGCCATAAGTAAGTAATGCTACATAGAAGCTACATGAATAATTTGATATTTGtgataattttatatattattaaaaaatgctgTTTCTCGTGCAGTTACAGTGTGAAATTCAGAAATCAGTCCATTTCTGCTCCTGCAAATGACTGTTACACACAACCAGTGCTGCAGATTCACCATCAAGTTGAAGATGTCTTGCAGAGAGTCAGAAATGTTCACAAAACCAGCATGAAGAACAAGTATGACCATTTATTTGAAGGAATCAACACACAAGAGGATAAAACTCTCCTGAACAAGATTTACACACAGCTCTACATCATTGAGGGAGAGAGTGAAGGGGTGAATAAAGAACATGAGGTTTTACAGATAGAGAAAACACAACTTTTACAAGACACTCCAATCAACCTCAATGACATATTCAATCCCACACCTAAACCAGGATGTGAGAAGAAGAGAAAAaagtttaaagaaaaaataaagtcagTGCTTACTAAAGGCATCGCTGGAATCGGAAAaacagtctctgtgcagaagtttaTTCTCAGTTGGGCTGAGGGAAAAGCAAATCAGGATGTAGATTTCATGTTTCTTCTTCCATTTCGAGAGCTAAACTTGATCAGAGATGACCAGATTAGTCTTCACAAACTACTGCATGACTTCTACCCTGAACTTCAAGATCTGGACTCACAGATATATAATGAGTGCAAAATTGTGTTAatctttgatggtctggatgaaaACAGAAATCCACTTTGTTTTGCAGGCATTGAGAGAGTTTGTGATGTAACTATGACATCATCAGTTGGTGCATTGATCTCAAATCTAATCAAAGGAGAGTTGCTTCCTTCAGCTCTCATCTGGATAACAtccagaccagcagcagccaGTCAGATCCCCTCTCAGTACATCAGCCGTGCTACAGAAATTCAGGGATTTAATGATACACAGAAGGAgaaatatttcaggaagagaatcaaTGATGAACATCAAGCCAACAAAATCATCTCACACATCAGGACAACAAGAAGCCTCCACATCATGTGCCACATACCACTCTTCTGTTGGATCTCAGCCACTGTGCTTCAAAAAACCCTGGAAACACATCACGTCGAGGAAATTCCCAAAACTCTGactgaaatgtacatacactttctACTCATTCAGTTAACCACAATCAATCAGAAATATGACAAAAGATATCCAAAGAAAGCCTTCCAGTCAGACAGAGATGTGATTGAGAAACTTGCCGAACTGGCGTTCAAACAGCTGATGAAGGGCAATGTCAtgttctatgaggaggacctgagagagagTGGCATAGATGTCACTGAGGCTTCAGAGTATTCTGGGATTTTCACTGAGATCTTTAAGGAGGAATGTGTGATTTATCAGAGGAAGGTCTACAGCTTTATACATCTGAGCTTTCAGGAGTTTCTTGCTgctttttattggttttattgctATGTATGTAACACTGTGAATAAGGTGTTTGATCCACTTACGGTTTTTGATTCACTGCATAATTTACTCAGAGGAGTCATAGATGAAGCCCTAATGAATGAAAGTGGACACTTGGACCTTTTCCTCCGATTCTTGTTGGGCATCTCACTGGAGTCCAATCAGAGACTCCTGCAGGATCTACTGACCTGCACAGAGAACAACACAGAGAGCATCAAGAAAACAACTAATTACATTAAAGACATAATCAAAGAAGACCATGACAGACTCTCGGCTGGAAGATCCAttaatctctttctctgtctgtttgaACTGAATGACAACTCTCTGTACAATGAGATCATGGAGTTTGTGAAATCAGAGAAACTCTCAGAGAAGAAACTCTCTGCGTCACACTGCTCAGCAATAGCCTACATGCTTCAGATGTCAGAGGAGGTGGATGAGCTGGACCTGAAGAAATACAGTGCATCTGAGGAAGGCAGAAGACGACTGATACCAGCTGTGATGAACTGCAGAAAAGTTTTGTAAGTATatcatttaaatacagtatattacaaaattatatgaCTGTTTGTCTGCATGTTTTGCATACTGAGTGAAACTTCTGTTGTTCTGTGCTGTGCTGCATAGCACACTTTAGGAGGGAactcactaagaatgaattgcggacattaataattttgtttatttgcacGGACTGTCTAAAGAAATTATGCAAATAATTGCCAACATGGTCAAAAATTAAGTGCTGGATGCAGGGGCATAGAACTTTAACCAATAATGAGAATTATTGTAATAGTACTaacacagatagatggatggatttatggatGGATAATTAGATTGAAGCAGATAGAAAAAGTAAATATATGGATAAACATAGCCCAGATCAAACAGTTAAACTACTGTCTGCCCTACCTGACTAAGACTAAAGCATCACTCCACCACTGCTATCAAGGCACCTGAATCAGCTCTTTAAAATGCTAAAAGTGTGCTCCACAACACAGTACATCTGGTGATATAGGCTATCATGTAAAAGTCCAATTGACTTAAGGATGATAAAagtacaataataatacatttttatgagcCTGTGTAAGTTATTATCCATTAAAATGACATAGAAAGTTGTATTTTGCTCTCTTTCAGTCTTGCTGAATGTAATCTCAATGATCAGTCTACTAAAACAGTGGCTTCAGCTCTAATGTCAGAAAACTCTCccctgaaagagctggatctgagtaacaatgacctacaggattcaggagtgaagctgctttCTGATGGACTGAAGAATACAAACTGTcaactggaaatactgaggtgtGTAAAGATAAAGCTGTTTAATACACATGACTTTTCTAattttgttgaacacaaatttATTAATTTGTAAGTTTATTAATGCTGTAACATATAACTAGAAGTTCGTACACCTAGAAAAATAGTCACACCAGTTTAGCTTAAATCTAAGTGTAACAGtataaagatgggcaaggaggaggcggtaaccggctgaacagtaagcATAAcgttttaatgtcaaactcaacttaaaaccaacataaacaaagatgCAGCGTGGCCACGTGCGTATCTCTTTCTCTATTGAATTGGTGCCTCCGgcttgtctttatccccctcccagctgatAAGCCCAATTCAGGGCCGGCCATGTGTCTTCCTCTTCACACTAagctttaaataactttttttaacagaagaattcaggtgctttgaaaaacatttacaacCTTGTGCTCACAAGTAAAGATATCTACCACAACAAAAGAGTACAATATAAAATCCCCTTTCTTTCTGTAGgttatctggctgtatggtgacagagaCAGGTTGTTTTTATCTggcttcagctctgagatcaaaccctTCACACCTGAGAGAACTGGATCTTAGCTACAATTACCCAGGAGGCTCAGGAGAGAAGCTTTCT comes from Xyrauchen texanus isolate HMW12.3.18 chromosome 9, RBS_HiC_50CHRs, whole genome shotgun sequence and encodes:
- the LOC127648910 gene encoding NLR family CARD domain-containing protein 3-like isoform X1, translated to MEREKKAANQMNLSDDTEEGGSVQHQSPEINDGTLTFDPRQKIYTAASSVHSCVSVKSNWSIELPPELTDAKMASGHNYSVKFRNQSISAPANDCYTQPVLQIHHQVEDVLQRVRNVHKTSMKNKYDHLFEGINTQEDKTLLNKIYTQLYIIEGESEGVNKEHEVLQIEKTQLLQDTPINLNDIFNPTPKPGCEKKRKKFKEKIKSVLTKGIAGIGKTVSVQKFILSWAEGKANQDVDFMFLLPFRELNLIRDDQISLHKLLHDFYPELQDLDSQIYNECKIVLIFDGLDENRNPLCFAGIERVCDVTMTSSVGALISNLIKGELLPSALIWITSRPAAASQIPSQYISRATEIQGFNDTQKEKYFRKRINDEHQANKIISHIRTTRSLHIMCHIPLFCWISATVLQKTLETHHVEEIPKTLTEMYIHFLLIQLTTINQKYDKRYPKKAFQSDRDVIEKLAELAFKQLMKGNVMFYEEDLRESGIDVTEASEYSGIFTEIFKEECVIYQRKVYSFIHLSFQEFLAAFYWFYCYVCNTVNKVFDPLTVFDSLHNLLRGVIDEALMNESGHLDLFLRFLLGISLESNQRLLQDLLTCTENNTESIKKTTNYIKDIIKEDHDRLSAGRSINLFLCLFELNDNSLYNEIMEFVKSEKLSEKKLSASHCSAIAYMLQMSEEVDELDLKKYSASEEGRRRLIPAVMNCRKVFLAECNLNDQSTKTVASALMSENSPLKELDLSNNDLQDSGVKLLSDGLKNTNCQLEILRLSGCMVTETGCFYLASALRSNPSHLRELDLSYNYPGGSGEKLSDLLGDSSFKLEKLYLDHNEPFRIRSGLKKYACDLTLNENTAHTLLILSEDGKKVTWTKSKQPYPDHPERFTHPQQILCRESMSERCYWEVELKGWAHIAMTYKVINRKGETDLHFGINEKSWSLYSCDTIYTVWHNNKRTNISVPSASSNRVGVYLDWKGGSLSFYSISDTQSLTHIHTFHSTFTEPLYAGFRLYPDCSVSLCQILQS